A part of Brassica rapa cultivar Chiifu-401-42 chromosome A05, CAAS_Brap_v3.01, whole genome shotgun sequence genomic DNA contains:
- the LOC103869385 gene encoding uncharacterized protein LOC103869385, translating to MKLKKTISEKPYWPTLFGKVEVVTVSSLIKMLYRKTVKDKEIRIKYACLALLESVLLPTSLNMKISREHAEAIEDLGFVLGLQLVLVEAVPALTEVVDDTGSSSESDVEDLDGVGRDIFRKKYTLNPAHARSVDKRTDVIVHSILDDDPLQPVDAGKLVYSDEEEDSRVDNLVEGIKSNINYNYSSFEGGMRQIDVECMRQSSKGSSTSKKVNNSHINVERIDPSYIANTVIEKMKPRLDLLEKNQNGASSRLDEMEGRVVRQVESVLVKFKEDMINCVKDMVSGLCKDYFGAHVGPQYVSPPVRNDISRTSNHTTPVDDLNEVTIRNVLRNLSEYSTPPRSTRMSQDENRTPTMKDNHGSEYECVNPVPPNGAQSANSESRARQSSFQQRLELHKRKPHNLGEEPSFSLGLTQEEQSVGVVNVSVGEDEFADLVPPIHVADNIEERQLCRKSKRHKTVPSGLLETYQCGPHLLSRLREYRKFIFLLDDMSATERKFQKLSSDVKRNSVVNVSGIAVSVKEILFIVERRRNYSAKIVDILIRVIRSGFLSEIRPNGSRSGEFLETKIVSAIIRNYPKFRKSTNKEEYNFPTLLTDVFPRNGDPKHHPRRYYFPFNVDNKHWVGICFDAGCGHITILDCATSLHTDASMEKYLSPLVQMLPYLARYTCQDLGEDPVIQCFDVSRPKSVPQISKTSDSGLMSLILMATHAVYGMEACKSIRSDGIMDEGKRAAILAYEFKEKL from the exons ATGAAGCTTAAGAAAACTATATCGGAGAAACCCTATTGGCCAACTTTGTTTGGAAAAGTTGAGGTCGTTACCGTCTCTTCTTTGATCAAGATGCTGTACCGGAAAACCGTGAAGGATAAGGAAATCCGGATTAAATATGCATGTTTAGCTCTTCTCGAATCGGTCCTTCTTCCTACAAGCCTGAACATGAAGATATCTAGAGAGCATGCGGAAGCTATTGAAGATCTGG GATTTGTACTCGGTCTACAGCTAGTGTTGGTCGAAGCTGTACCTGCGTTGACAGAGGTGGTGGATGATACGGGTTCTTCATCTGAATCAGATGTCGAAGATCTCGATGGAGTTGGGCGTGATATTTTTCGTAAGAAATACACTCTGAACCCCGCCCACGCGCGAAGTGTAGACAAGAGAACCGAT GTTATTGTTCATAGCATCCTTGATGACGATCCTTTACAACCTGTTGATGCTGGAAAGTTAGTTTATTCAGACGAAGAGGAAGATTCAAGAGTCGACAACCTGGTTGAGGGCATAAAgagtaatataaattataattactcTTCTTTCGAAGGTGGGATGAGACAGATTGATGTGGAGTGTATGCGACAATCTTCTAAAGGATCGTCCACGTCAAAGAAGGTAAATAATTCGCACATTAATGTTGAACGCATTGATCCTTCTTATATTGCAAATACTGTGATAGAGAAAATGAAACCTCGGTTGGATTTATTGGAGAAAAACCAAAATGGCGCATCTTCTAGGCTGGATGAGATGGAAGGGAGAGTTGTTAGACAAGTGGAGTCCGTGCTGGTAAAGTTTAAGGAGGACATGATTAACTGTGTTAAGGATATGGTTTCTGGATTGTGCAAAGATTACTTTGGTGCCCACGTTGGGCCTCAATATGTTTCCCCACCAGTTCGTAATGACATTTCACGCACATCAAACCATACGACTCCGGTGGATGATCTAAATGAAGTAACTATCCGAAATGTTCTACGCAATCTTAGTGAGTACTCTACTCCACCACGGTCGACTCGGATGAGTCAG GATGAGAACCGAACGCCAACAATGAAGGATAATCATGGATCCGAATATGAATGTGttaatccggtacctccgaacGGTGCCCAGTCAGCCAATAGCGAGAGTCGTGCAAGGCAAAGTTCTTTCCAACAACGATTG GAGTTACATAAAAGGAAACCACATAATCTAGGAGAGGAACCTTCATTCTCGCTTGGTCTTACTCAAGAAGAACAGAGTGTGGGTGTAGTTAATGTTTCGGTAGGGGAGGATGAATTCGCGGATCTTGTGCCTCCTATACATGTAGCTGACAACATAGAAGAAAGGCAATTGTGTCGCAAGAGCAAGAGGCACAAGACGGTTCCGTCAGGCCTTCTTGAAACATACCAGTGTGGTCCTCATTTACTGTCACGGTTGAGAGAATATCGGAAGTTCATTTTCTTATTGGATGATATGTCTGCTACGGAAAGGAAGTTTCAGAAACTGTCATCAGATGTAAAGAGGAATTC CGTTGTCAATGTTTCGGGAATAGCTGTATCAGTGAAGGAAATCCTTTTCATTGTTGAAAGAAGACGTAATTATTCGGCTAAG ATTGTTGATATTCTTATCAGAGTTATACGTTCTGGGTTCCTTAGTGAGATTCGTCCCAATGGTTCACGAAGTGGTGAATTTCTTGAAACCAAAATTGTCTCCGCAATTATTAGGAACTATCCCAAGTTTCGTAAGAGTACTAATAAAGAGGAGTACAATTTCCCGACATTATTGACGGATGTTTTTCCCAGAAATGGAGATCCAAAGCACCACCCTAGAAGGTACTACTTTCCATTCAATGTGGACAATAAACATTGGGTTGGTATTTGCTTTGATGCTGGCTGTGGCCACATCACAATTCTTGACTGTGCAACGTCTCTGCATACTGATGCTTCTATGGAGAAATATCTAAGTCCCCTCGTCCAGATGTTACCCTATCTAGCTCGATATACATGTCAAGATCTAGGAGAAGATCCAGTGATCCAGTGTTTTGATGTTTCGAGGCCGAAATCAGTCCCCCAGATATCCAAAACATCTGATTCTGGCCTAATGTCTCTCATCTTAATGGCCACACATGCTGTTTATGGCATGGAAGCGTGCAAGAGTATTAGAAGTGACGGGATAATGGATGAAGGAAAAAGGGCTGCGATATTGGCGTACGAGTTTAAGGAGAAGCTCTAG
- the LOC117134383 gene encoding uncharacterized protein LOC117134383: MHLRGNGLLETIDSSKTVSDEKKAKAMIFLRHHIHDGLKDEYITKEDPCDLWKSLKERFDHQKYVILPKAKHEWIHLRFQDYKSVSEFNSAMFGITSRMMLCGEKISDYDMIEKTLSTFHPENVILQQQYRVSGYTRYSELMQVLLVAEQNNQLVTLNHQARPTGSAPFPEANVASSSYDNRRGRGRGRGGNRYHGRGRGRGRRFRPYDERNNKDFHENERNEKGQDDKRQTGTVCYRCGMKGHWVRTCRTPKHLADLYRESQKGKEKGRGETNFISDEPGPSFHGLNDDTHLDVSDFLVEPESIDE, from the coding sequence ATGCACCTGAGAGGAAACGGGCTTTTGGAAACCATCGATAGTTCAAAAACGGTGTCGGATGAGAAAAAGGCTAAAGCCATGATATTTTTACGACACCACATCCATGATGGTTTAAAGGATGAATATATTACGAAAGAGGATCCTTGTGACCTCTGGAAATCTTTAAAAGAGAGGTTCGATCACCAGAAATATGTGATCTTACCGAAAGCTAAACACGAGTGGATCCATCTCCGGTTCCAGGATTACAAAAGTGTTAGTGAGTTTAATTCCGCGATGTTCGGAATTACTTCGAGGATGATGTTATGTGGAGAGAAAATAAGTGATTATGATATGATCGAGAAAACTCTCTCCACGTTCCATCCTGAAAATGTAATCCTGCAACAACAATACCGAGTGAGTGGATATACCCGTTACTCGGAGTTGATGCAAGTCCTCCTTGTAGCGGAGCAGAATAATCAACTCGTGACTTTAAACCATCAAGCTCGTCCCACTGGATCTGCTCCATTCCCTGAAGCGAATGTTGCATCATCCAGTTATGATAATAGGAGAGGACGAGGTCGTGGACGTGGTGGAAACCGTTATCATGGTCGTggaagaggacgaggaagaagattcCGTCCCTATgatgaaagaaataataaagacTTCCACGAAAATGAAAGGAATGAAAAGGGCCAGGATGATAAAAGGCAAACGGGAACGGTTTGCTACAGATGCGGCATGAAAGGTCATTGGGTACGTACCTGTCGTACACCAAAACATTTAGCCGATCTGTATAGAGAATCCCAAAAGGGAAAAGAGAAAGGAAGAGGTGAAACTAACTTCATCTCTGATGAACCTGGGCCATCCTTTCATGGTTTAAACGATGATACTCATCTCGACGTATCAGACTTTCTGGTTGAACCAGAGAGTATCGATGAGTAA